From a region of the Coprococcus comes ATCC 27758 genome:
- a CDS encoding Cof-type HAD-IIB family hydrolase — MNRAALFFDIDGTVLSEITKEIPASTVDALKRAHDAGHFLFINTGRTYCSVPVELKKLPFDGYLCGCGIYFTFDEEIIFEKHLDPERGDEIADYMTKCQIDGIFEGAEDVYFTSRVSRFDRLENTKKHMNNRGLGIERYMEQRRCPYDKIFIYTDEKSDVKAFFEFIKDDMEVIDRGSNTFECILKGYTKGTAIDWVLEHFGMTRDQSYAFGDSSNDLAMFRHAGHAIAMGAHDQVLEPYTEFVTKTVEEDGIAYAMKKYGLID, encoded by the coding sequence ATGAATAGAGCAGCATTATTTTTTGATATTGATGGGACCGTACTCAGTGAGATTACAAAAGAGATTCCCGCAAGTACGGTAGATGCACTTAAAAGGGCACACGACGCAGGACATTTTTTATTTATCAATACAGGAAGAACATACTGCAGTGTTCCGGTGGAACTGAAAAAACTTCCATTTGATGGATATTTGTGTGGATGTGGGATTTATTTTACATTTGATGAAGAAATTATTTTTGAAAAGCATCTGGATCCGGAGAGGGGCGATGAGATCGCTGATTATATGACAAAATGTCAGATTGATGGGATTTTTGAGGGAGCAGAAGATGTGTATTTCACTTCAAGAGTTTCAAGATTTGACAGATTGGAAAATACAAAAAAACACATGAATAACCGTGGACTTGGAATCGAGCGTTATATGGAGCAGAGAAGATGTCCATATGATAAAATCTTTATTTATACGGATGAAAAAAGTGATGTAAAAGCATTTTTTGAATTTATCAAAGATGATATGGAAGTAATCGACCGTGGAAGTAATACGTTTGAATGTATCCTCAAGGGCTATACAAAAGGAACTGCGATTGACTGGGTACTGGAGCATTTTGGAATGACGAGAGATCAGTCATATGCATTTGGAGACAGCAGCAATGATCTGGCAATGTTCCGGCATGCCGGGCATGCGATTGCGATGGGCGCGCATGACCAGGTGCTGGAACCTTATACAGAATTTGTTACAAAGACCGTTGAAGAAGATGGAATTGCTTATGCGATGAAGAAATATGGACTGATCGATTAG